One genomic region from Quercus robur chromosome 4, dhQueRobu3.1, whole genome shotgun sequence encodes:
- the LOC126722691 gene encoding DNA topoisomerase 2-like gives METEVPKVLAKKKEPSKRAAAAAQKKKPLATVSEISDDNDINEIVDDDEDSEIEVVAAPEARKTGGRKPAANAKAVKAPAVAKKRGAANKQQPQTLGQKLLTDMLKPAENSGISPEKKVRKMRASPFNKKSGCVLGRVGKVHEVIENEENSGSASTSANAEETIEVAPARARPQRVNRAQTKYVLSDSESEHAT, from the coding sequence ATGGAGACTGAAGTGCCCAAAGTACTAGCCAAGAAGAAAGAACCTAGCAAAAGGGCTGCTGCTGCTGCACAGAAGAAGAAGCCCTTGGCAACTGTTTCAGAGATATCCGATGATAATGATATTAATGAaattgttgatgatgatgaagatagtGAGATAGAAGTTGTAGCTGCTCCAGAAGCCAGGAAAACAGGCGGAAGAAAACCAGCTGCAAATGCCAAGGCAGTTAAGGCCCCTGCGGTGGCTAAGAAGAGAGGTGCAGCCAATAAGCAGCAGCCTCAGACATTGGGCCAGAAGCTTTTAACTGACATGTTAAAGCCTGCTGAAAATTCTGGGATTTCACCAGAGAAGAAAGTGAGAAAGATGAGGGCATCTCCATTCAACAAGAAAAGTGGTTGTGTGTTGGGAAGGGTTGGTAAGGTACATGAAGTgattgaaaatgaagaaaattcgGGTTCTGCTTCTACTTCTGCCAATGCTGAAGAAACTATTGAAGTGGCACCAGCAAGAGCAAGACCTCAAAGGGTGAACCGTGCGCAGACAAAGTATGTGTTGAGTGACTCTGAAAGTGAACATGCCACCTGA
- the LOC126722690 gene encoding uncharacterized protein LOC126722690, translated as MSCLAWNCHGLGNLRTGKELVKIIQAKDPFVVFLAETLIDEARLDTVQRIIEFDHRWVVQREGKGGGLVLFWKSSVNLKIEGSHKYYIDAVIDKHTSDQWRFTGFYGEPETAKRSEAWNKLRLLNSDLGIPWLCVGDFNDITRQDEKLGGAWRSHNQMKLFQDVIDECSFMDLGFVGARVHRLHCNSLDHCPLLIVLAPLDISQRKKPFRFEEMWLSHPSCGETVQAARDSTVGSELRNEILEKIEKCGSDLLGWNHNVFGNVRELKTKIDVLMDREARMWAQRSRLLWASQGNKNTKYFHSQATKRFRKNQISGIRDGMDTWKTEPDEIAAVLTGYYQNLFTTSLLRIPAIVLANRLKSILSTIVTKHQLAFTKDGLISENILVAFETLHGLQKYNSDSLRFMALKLDMSKAYDQVEWIFLEEVIRRMGFNERWINLTMICVKTVTYSVLVNGEPRGLIHPSRGIRHGDPLSPFLFLLCTEGLNGLIKNAELNGDIHGFSLYRRGPKLTHLLFADDSLLFCRATVEECVNVLKILEAYERASGQKVNRDKTVLFFSRSTSDDIKSSIKQSLGVQEILHYEKYLGLPSLVGKGKKQASIILKKGCGESFKVGKVNYSLKLEGKS; from the exons ATGAGTTGCCTAGCATGGAACTGTCatgggcttgggaacctgcgTACAGGGAAGGAGCTTGTAAAGATAATACAAGCAAAAGATCCCTTTGTCGTCTTTTTAGCCGAAACACTGATTGATGAAGCAAGGCTAGATACGGTACAACGAATCATTGAGTTTGACCATCGGTGGGTGGTTCAACGAGAAGGGAAAGGAGGTGGACTGGTTCTGTTCTGGAAATCATCAGTGAATTTGAAGATTGAGGGTTCACATAAGTATTACATTGATGCAGTCATTGATAAACATACAAGTGATCAATGGCGTTTCACCGGTTTTTACGGTGAACCAGAGACAGCAAAAAGAAGCGAGGCTTGGAATAAGTTAAGACTTCTAAATTCTGATCTGGGTATTCCATGGTTATGTGTGGGGGATTTTAATGACATTACAAGACAAGATGAGAAATTGGGAGGTGCATGGAGGTCTCACAATCAAATGAAATTGTTCCAAGATGTTATTGACGAGTGTAGCTTCATGGACCTTGGCTTTGTAG GGGCTCGGGTTCATCGTTTACATTGTAATTCTTTAGACCATTGTCCACTTCTTATTGTTCTTGCACCTTTAGACATTTCTCAGAGGAAAAAACCATTTCGTTTTGAGGAAATGTGGTTATCTCATCCGAGTTGTGGAGAAACTGTTCAGGCAGCAAGGGACTCTACGGTTGGGTCAGAGTTGAGGAatgaaattttggaaaaaattgagAAGTGTGGGTCAGACTTACTTGGGTGGAACCATAATGTTTTTGGTAAT GTAAGGgagttaaaaacaaaaattgatgtACTCATGGATAGGGAGGCGAGAATGTGGGCTCAAAGGTCACGGTTATTATGGGCTAGTCAAGGGAATAAGAACACGAAATATTTTCATAGTCAGGCAACGAAAAGATTCCGGAAAAATCAGATTAGTGGTATTAGAGATGGGATGGATACTTGGAAAACTGAACCTGATGAGATTGCAGCGGTATTGACAGGTTACTATCAGAATCTTTTCACAACTTCACTCTTGAGAATTCCAGCAAT agttttagcCAATCGATTAAAGAGTATCCTTTCCACAATAGTCACTAAGCACCAGTTAGCTTTTACAAAAGATGGATTGATTTCCGAAAATATCTTAGTTGCCTTTGAAACACTACATGGTTTACAAAAATACAATTCCGATTCCTTGAGATTCATGGCTCTTAAACTGGATATGAGCAAGGCGTATGATCAGGTTGAATGGATTTTCCTTGAGGAAGTCATAAGGAGAATGGGGTTCAATGAGAGATGGATCAATCTGACCATGATCTGTGTTAAAACAGTGACTTATTCTGTTCTAGTGAATGGGGAACCAAGAGGCCTTATTCACCCATCTAGAGGTATCAGACATGGTGACCCTCTATCCCCCTTTCTTTTCTTGCTGTGTACTGAAGGATTGAATGGGTTGATCAAAAATGCTGAATTGAATGGAGATATTCATGGCTTCTCTCTCTATAGGAGGGGTCCAAAACTAACTCATCTCttatttgcagatgatagtctcCTATTTTGCAGGGCAACGGTGGAAGAATGTGTCAATGTTCTAAAAATTTTGGAGGCATATGAGAGGGCTTCAGGCCAAAAGGTGAATAGGGACAAAACAGTTCTCTTTTTTAGCAGATCTACTTCGGATGATATAAAATCTAGCATCAAACAAAGCCTTGGGGTGCAAGAGATTTTACACTATGAGAAGTACTTGGGGCTTCCATCTTTGGTGGGGAAAGGAAAGAAGCAAGCTTCAATTATATTAAAGAAAGGGTGTGGAGAAAGCTTCAAGGTTGGGAAGGTAAACTACTCTCTCAAGCTGGAAGGGAAGTCTTAA
- the LOC126723880 gene encoding putative disease resistance protein RGA4, giving the protein MAEGVLFEVAKGIIEKAGNLAIQEIGLLRSLKDEIEKLNDTVSTVRAVLLDAEEQQQHNNQVKVWLKRLKDAIYDADNLLDDISTEALRCEVMTQNKKAKEVRIFFSKSNQLAYGFKMGHKVKAMRERLDTISKDRAGFHLDERHVESQVGNYRVRETHSSVRTEEVIGRDNDKEEIIKILLDPNVEESVLILPIVGLGGLGKTTLAQLVFNDKEIKNHFEPKLWVCVSDDFDVKVIIKKILECAQNKNPENLEKNTLINNLKKEIDGKRYFLVLDDVWNEDLQKWLELKNLLMDGAIGSRILVTTRINKVAKITKTVQPYMLEGLDKDKSWSLFKQMAFEKGQESENSRFKAVGMEILEKCKGVPLAIRTIGSILCFKNSEEEWLSFKENELSKIPQEENDILPTLKLSYDHLPSYLKQCYAYCCLFPKDYQIHKPTLIKMWMAQGFIRPLNQNQCLEDVGHEYIKDLLWRSFFQEVEKDERGNILYFKMHDLAKLVAGSYSTTCYSKEEGIHEKTCHVSFDRKFLSSSGIPISMYKASRIRTFHLPGELEYSYASLDKSTCNAIVSSFKFIRLLDLHKMNIKTIPSSIGKLRHLRYLDVSYNPIKMLPSSITRLYNLQTLRLFGCEIKELPRDISKLVNLTYIDGKLNLAHMPFGLGQLTKLQTFSLSVMSRNSRRHSGLKELNGLNKLRGTLEIVRLIRGKEDASESEDSNMKVNIHLEDLKFSWIKEGVDESNVGYDEESLAALLPHGRPSNLQELCLNRYGGVKFPSASSSLSNLVKLSLNECNRCQHLPPLDQCHSLKTLSLERMNDLEYISERENNGEFSDSSFLPSLEQLTIAFCPNLKGWWQRQRDSVEEFHNHSLPSFPHLSNLQIWGCPKLISLPLFPYLEELELNKCSLKPLEQTVRMEVINTATPKNLTSIAATSTSSSSTLAASSFIPLSKLKSMSIENMEETLPKELMCNLISLQDLSIYNCCGPLPLSRHLTALQNLTVWDSKEVDLTNDGDEMAWHGLQSLRCLKFYDLPNLATLPVGIQHLSSLQRLEIIGCPSLLAIPEWICNLTSLQTLRILGCPILSKRCEREAGEDWSKIAHIPHLNIVR; this is encoded by the exons ATGGCGGAAGGAGTTCTTTTCGAAGTTGCTAAGGGAATCATTGAGAAAGCCGGCAACCTTGCAATCCAGGAGATTGGACTACTGCGGAGTCTCAAAGATGAGATTGAAAAGCTCAATGACACAGTTTCGACAGTCAGAGCTGTGCTTCTGGATGCAGAGGAGCAGCAGCAGCACAACAATCAAGTCAAAGTGTGGTTGAAAAGGCTGAAGGATGCCATTTATGATGCGGACAACTTGCTAGATGACATCTCCACTGAAGCTTTACGATGCGAGGTAATGACGCAGAATAAGAAGGCAAAAGAGGTACgcattttcttttccaaatcgAACCAGCTTGCATATGGTTTTAAAATGGGTCATAAGGTTAAGGCAATGAGGGAAAGGCTTGATACCATATCAAAGGATAGGGCCGGGTTCCACTTAGATGAACGTCATGTAGAGTCACAAGTGGGGAATTATAGGGTGAGAGAAACACATTCTTCTGTACGTACTGAAGAAGTCATTGGGAGAGACAACGATAAGGAAGAGATTATAAAAATTCTTTTAGATCCCAATGTTGAAGAGAGTGTTTTGATCCTTCCAATAGTTGGACTTGGAGGACTAGGGAAGACCACATTAGCTCAACTCGTATTCaatgataaagaaatcaaaaaccATTTTGAGCCAAAGCTTTGGGTGTGTGTCTCTGATGACTTTGACGTAAAAGTAATTATTAAGAAAATCTTAGAGTGCGCACAAAATAAGAACCCAGAAAACCTTGAAAAGAACACATTGATTAATAATCTTAAGAAAGAAATTGATGGAAAGAGATACTTTCTTGTGTTGGATGATGTATGGAATGAGGATCTTCAAAAATGGCTTGAactaaaaaatcttttaatgGATGGTGCAATAGGTAGTAGAATATTAGTGACTACACGCATTAATAAAGTGGCAAAGATTACAAAAACTGTTCAACCATATATGTTAGAGGGTTTAGATAAAGATAAGTCTTGGTCTTTATTTAAACAAATGGCATTTGAAAAAGGACaagagtcagaaaattcaagaTTTAAGGCAGTTGGAATGgaaattcttgaaaaatgtAAAGGAGTCCCCCTTGCCATAAGGACTATAGGAAGCATATTGTGCTTTAAGAACTCGGAAGAAGAGTGGTTATCTTTTAAGGAAAATGAGCTTTCAAAAATACCCCAAGAAGAAAATGATATCCTACCAACACTTAAGTTGAGTTATGATCATCTCCCATCATATTTGAAACAATGCTATGCTTATTGTTGTTTATTTCCAAAGGATTACCAAATTCATAAACCAACATTAATTAAAATGTGGATGGCACAAGGTTTCATTAGGCctttaaatcaaaatcaatgcCTAGAAGATGTTGGTCATGAGTATATTAAGGATTTATTATGGAGATCATTTTTTCAAGAAGTTGAAAAGGATGAGAGAggcaatattttatatttcaaaatgcACGATCTTGCAAAATTAGTAGCGGGATCGTATAGCACCACTTGTTATTCAAAAGAGGAAGGCATTCATGAAAAAACATGCCATGTATCATTTGATAGGAAGTTTCTCTCATCATCAGGAATTCCAATCTCGATGTATAAAGCAAGCAGGATAAGAACATTTCATTTGCCTGGTGAATTAGAATATTCATATGCAAGCTTGGATAAGTCAACTTGTAATGCAATTGTTTCAAGTTTTAAGTTCATACGCTTGTTGGATCTACataaaatgaatattaaaaCAATTCCAAGTTCTATCGGGAAGTTGAGACATTTAAGGTATCTCGATGTATCTTATAATCCCATCAAGATGCTTCCTAGTTCCATCACAAGATTGTATAATTTGCAAACACTGAGGCTCTTTGGATGTGAAATTAAAGAATTACCTAGAGATATTAGCAAATTAGTCAACCTCACATATATTGATGGGAAATTGAATTTGGCTCATATGCCATTTGGACTGGGGCAATTAACTAAGCTTCAAACATTTTCACTATCTGTGATGAGTCGGAATAGTAGGCGCCACAGTGGATTAAAGGAACTCAACGGGCTAAACAAGTTAAGAGGAACACTAGAGATTGTGCGATTGATACGCGGGAAAGAAGATGCATCAGAATCTGAGGATTCAAATATGAAAGTGAATATACATCTTGAAGACCTGAAGTTTTCATGGATAAAAGAAGGCGTGGATGAGTCCAACGTTGGGTATGATGAAGAGTCACTTGCAGCCTTGCTCCCACATGGCCGACCTTCAAATCTTCAAGAATTGTGTTTAAATAGATACGGGGGAGTGAAATTTCCAAGTGCGAGTTCTTCGCTTTCAAATCTCGTAAAATTGTCCTTAAATGAATGTAACAGATGCCAACATCTTCCACCGTTGGATCAGTGTCATTctctcaaaactctctctcttgaaCGAATGAATGATTTGGAGTACATATCAGAGAGAGAAAACAACGGGGAGTTCTCTGATTCTTCATTCCTCCCATCTCTAGAGCAACTCACAATTGCATTTTGCCCTAATCTAAAAGGATGGTGGCAACGACAGAGGGATTCTGTTGAGGAGTTCCATAATCATTCACTGCCTTCATTTCCTCATCTTTCCAACTTACAAATTTGGGGATGCCCTAAGCTGATATCCTTACCTCTCTTTCCATATCTCGAAGAGCTAGAGTTGAATAAATGTAGCTTAAAGCCATTGGAGCAAACAGTGAGAATGGAGGTGATAAACACGGCAACCCCAAAGAACCTAACATCAATAGCAGCAACATcaacctcttcttcttctacacTTGCCGCTTCCTCGTTCATCCCTCTCTCCAAATTGAAGTCCATGTCAATTGAGAATATGGAGGAAACTCTGCCCAAGGAGTTGATGTGCAACCTCATTTCTCTCCAAGATTTATCGATTTATAATTGTTGTggtcctctccctctctctcgaCATCTCACTGCCCTTCAGAATTTGACAGTTTGGGATTCTAAAGAGGTTGATTTAACAAACGATGGAGATGAGATGGCATGGCATGGCCTTCAGAGCCTTCGCTGCCTAAAGTTCTACGACCTTCCAAATTTGGCCACTCTACCTGTGGGGATTCAACATCTCAGCTCTTTGCAAAGACTTGAGATTATCGGTTGTCCGAGTTTGTTGGCTATACCGGAGTGGATCTGTAACCTTACCTCTTTGCAGACACTGCgaattttgggatgtcccatcTTATCGAAAAGATGCGAAAGGGAAGCGGGTGAAGATTGGAGTAAGATTGCGCACATCCCACATTTAAATATAGTCAG ATGA
- the LOC126722692 gene encoding DNA topoisomerase 2-like, with product MNCDDVTVEFDVFLTPENLIWVTQEGLLKKFKLTTTISTTNMHLFDPRGMIKKYDNPEHILEDFFHLRLEFYEKRTKFLLNKREMELLKLEKKVRFILAVVKGEIIVSNRKRADLFVELQTKGFTPFPKKTKAVEPEVAGATDDIEETEVKSPADSSSNGVQFSDYEYLLAMAIGNLTIEKVKELCAERDKLNKEVDDLRKETPQSFWRKDLDALEGQLDELEKSDAQSEELRKKMRGKARGEAAMKSTRQAPKNPRKNNNKKANNAESVAEAVSSSMAAKEIEKAPEAAKPKGRAGSRKAPAKPKKQTLVLNDDDDDDNDDVLELKE from the exons ATGAATTGTGATGACGTAACAGTAGAATTTGACGTCTTCTTGACCCCTGAGAACTTGATTTGGGTCACTCAAGAGGGTTTGCTGAAGAAATTTAAACTGACCACTACAATTAGCACAACTAATATGCACCTATTTGACCCAAGAGGCATGATTAAGAAGTATGACAACCCGGAGCATA TTCTTGaagatttttttcatttaagacttgaattttatgagaaaagaacg AAATTTCTACTGAACAAACGTGAAATGGAGTTGTTGAAGTTGGAAAAAAAGGTTAGGTTTATCCTTGCAGTTGTGAAGGGAGAGATCATTGTAAGTAATAGGAAGAGAGCTGATCTGTTTGTTGAGCTACAAACAAAAGGTTTCACTCCTTTTCCAAAGAAAACTAAAGCTGTTGAGCCAGAAGTTGCTGGTGCAACTGATGATATAGAAGAAACAGAAGTGAAATCTCCTGCTGACAGCAGTAGTAATGGGGTACAGTTCAGTGATTATGAGTATCTACTGGCCATGGCAATTGGAAACTTGACCATTGAGAAGGTTAAGGAGCTATGTGCTGAAAGGGATAAGCTCAATAAGGAGGTTGATGATTTGAGAAAGGAAACTCCACAGTCCTTTTGGAGGAAAGATCTTGATGCTTTGGAGGGGCAACTCGAT GAGCTTGAGAAAAGTGATGCTCAGTCAGAGgagttaagaaagaaaatgagaggcAAAGCAAGGGGTGAAGCTGCTATGAAGTCTACTAGACAAGCACCCAAGAACCCACGGaagaacaataataagaagGCAAATAATGCAGAATCTGTTGCAGAAGCTGTCTCGTCATCTATGGCTGCAAAGGAAATTG AGAAAGCTCCTGAGGCAGCAAAACCCAAAGGCAGAGCAGGCTCTAGGAAAGCTCCTGCTAAG CCGAAAAAGCAAACTTTAGTCTTgaatgatgatgacgatgacgACAACGACGATGTGCTTGAGCTTAAAGAATGA